The Anolis carolinensis isolate JA03-04 chromosome 2, rAnoCar3.1.pri, whole genome shotgun sequence genome has a window encoding:
- the LOC103277508 gene encoding platelet-derived growth factor receptor-like protein yields the protein MNSKGLAVLSCCLLFFVWAECQQEKPSKATAKKVTKELKAKENKFSRAVGKKVQQGASKFLKKGQAKPTMTIPSQKQPSPLSILTRAVAKGQFQKVTDTLTLKAGETLDLRCKGKSVKWKYPPYLEDDDTEYRLRVKYFQKHSQLIVVNTTAADTGEYSCWSFQCYDSECRDGEDKPGKTYIFFTDPLELFVPTENYYEVIQMRTNHPALLPCQVTNPLAKVTLHREFPPEKVVVDGIDISYDVKRGFMIHRPRPSHAGSLFCMANMNGVRQISTKYMLIYVNYPSSVPKPVVRASTASFHIGDNFNVTCTVFGEPEIAVDFTWEYPGQQIGRPPYVREHTDLVRQGGQVQQESKSIFYIDEARVVDDGLYSCIAENLQGSTTVSTRVHLVQATLAPRKAKSG from the exons CTGAATGTCAACAAGAAAAGCCCTCCAAAGCTACTGCAAAGAAAGTCACAAAGGAGCTgaaagccaaagaaaacaaattttCCAGAGCAGTTGGTAAAAAGGTACAGCAGGGAGCATCAAAGTTTTTAAAGAAAGGCCAAGCCAAGCCCACTATGACCATTCCCAGTCAAAAGCAGCCTTCACCTCTGTCTATTCTAACCCGTGCGGTAGCCAAGGGGCAATTCCAGAAGGTCACTGACACACTGACGCTGAAAGCAGGAGAAACACTGGACTTGCGTTGCAAGGGAAAATCGGTTAAATGGAAATATCCTCCTTACCTGGAGGATGATGACACAGAGTATCGTCTCAG ggTCAAATACTTTCAGAAGCACAGTCAGCTGATTGTTGTCAACACCACTGCTGCAGATACGGGCGAGTATAGCTGCTGGTCTTTCCAATGCTATGACAGTGAGTGCCGTGATGGAGAAGACAAGCCAGGCAAAACATACATCTTTTTTACAG ATCCCCTGGAGTTATTTGTGCCTACAGAAAATTATTATGAAGTGATCCAAATGCGTACAAATCACCCTGCTCTTCTGCCTTGCCAAGTGACAAATCCACTCGCCAAAGTGACATTGCACCGGGAATTTCCACCTGAGAAGGTTGTGGTCGATGGCATAGATATCTCCTATGATGTGAAGAGAGGGTTTATGATCCACCGCCCACGTCCTTCCCATGCTGGCTCCCTCTTCTGCATGGCCAATATGAATGGAGTGAGGCAGATCTCTACAAAATATATGCTGATTTATGTGAACT ATCCCTCCTCAGTTCCCAAACCAGTTGTTCGAGCCTCAACGGCCTCCTTTCACATTGGAGACAATTTCAATGTTACTTGCACTGTATTTGGGGAACCAGAAATTGCTGTTGATTTCACATGGGAATATCCAGGGCAGCAA ATTGGGAGACCGCCTTATGTGCGTGAACACACAGACTTGGTGCGACAGGGAGGACAGGTGCAGCAGGAGTCCAAAAGCATCTTTTACATCGATGAAGCTCGtgttgtggatgatgggttgtatagCTGTATTGCTGAAAATCTTCAGGGCAGCACCACAGTATCTACTCGTGTTCATTTGGTTCAAGCCACACTGGCTCCCAGGAAGGCAAAGTCTGGGTAG